A genomic window from Agreia sp. COWG includes:
- a CDS encoding protealysin inhibitor emfourin yields MNIVVSRSGGVAGIVRTWSVQIEADMVRWQQIVDACPWGAAVDLDGDGRPDGFVYVIAVDSHRATVPESQLTGAWLQLVQRVQEAQRSERHPS; encoded by the coding sequence GTGAATATCGTGGTTTCACGAAGCGGCGGCGTGGCAGGCATCGTGCGCACATGGAGCGTGCAGATCGAGGCCGACATGGTGCGGTGGCAGCAGATCGTCGATGCCTGTCCGTGGGGAGCGGCGGTGGATCTCGATGGCGACGGCCGGCCCGACGGCTTCGTCTACGTGATTGCCGTCGACAGCCACCGCGCCACGGTGCCGGAAAGCCAGCTCACCGGAGCGTGGCTGCAGCTTGTGCAGCGCGTACAAGAGGCCCAGAGGTCAGAAAGACATCCAAGCTGA
- a CDS encoding M4 family metallopeptidase produces the protein MRCSIVPPYLLSRLSGLDDDRLAAVSRAAHHTLLQSRPLVENRQRPAQRGSLPITVTTDPNRSIYDADGRERLPGTLVRKEGAAPTGDPAADEAYEGLGATHALFLDVYGRASIDARGLALDASVHYGRLYDNAFWDGSQMVFGDGDGEVFNRFTISLSVIGHELTHGVTQYSSGLDYEGQAGALNESVSDVFGALVEQHAAGQTATQASWLIGSELFTDMVEGSALRSMRAPGTAYSDDILGVDPQPAHMRDFVVTKDDNGGVHINSGIPNRAFYLVADALGGFAWQGAGHIWYDTITGGRLSKSATFVEFAEATIAAAVARSASGSREHVAVRQAWQAVGVLS, from the coding sequence ATGCGCTGCTCTATCGTTCCCCCTTACCTGCTCTCGCGCCTGTCAGGGCTCGACGACGATCGCCTGGCCGCCGTCTCGCGAGCGGCCCACCACACCCTCCTGCAGAGCCGGCCCCTCGTAGAGAATCGGCAGCGTCCGGCTCAGCGCGGCTCGCTTCCCATCACGGTGACGACTGATCCGAATCGCTCGATCTACGATGCCGACGGCCGAGAGCGCCTCCCGGGCACGCTCGTGCGAAAAGAGGGGGCCGCCCCCACCGGCGATCCAGCCGCCGACGAGGCGTACGAGGGGCTGGGAGCGACCCACGCTCTCTTTCTCGACGTGTACGGCCGAGCATCGATCGACGCCCGCGGTCTCGCCCTCGATGCCAGCGTGCACTACGGCAGGCTGTACGACAACGCGTTCTGGGACGGCTCGCAGATGGTGTTCGGAGACGGAGACGGAGAGGTCTTCAACCGCTTCACGATCTCTCTCAGCGTCATCGGCCACGAGCTCACCCACGGTGTCACCCAGTACTCGAGCGGCCTCGACTACGAGGGCCAGGCCGGCGCGCTGAACGAATCGGTCTCAGACGTCTTCGGCGCTCTGGTCGAACAGCACGCCGCCGGGCAGACCGCTACCCAGGCCAGCTGGCTCATCGGTTCGGAGTTGTTCACCGACATGGTCGAGGGCTCGGCACTGCGCTCTATGAGGGCGCCGGGCACGGCCTACAGCGACGACATTCTCGGTGTCGACCCGCAGCCCGCGCATATGCGCGACTTCGTGGTGACAAAAGACGACAACGGGGGAGTGCACATCAACTCCGGCATCCCGAATCGGGCGTTCTACCTCGTGGCCGATGCCCTCGGCGGCTTCGCGTGGCAGGGGGCGGGGCACATCTGGTACGACACGATCACGGGTGGGCGGTTGTCGAAGTCCGCCACGTTCGTCGAGTTCGCCGAGGCGACGATCGCGGCCGCGGTCGCCCGCTCCGCGTCCGGCTCTCGCGAGCACGTCGCCGTGCGGCAGGCCTGGCAGGCGGTCGGGGTCTTGTCGTGA